A stretch of the Melanotaenia boesemani isolate fMelBoe1 chromosome 24, fMelBoe1.pri, whole genome shotgun sequence genome encodes the following:
- the tmem198b gene encoding transmembrane protein 198-B, translating to MTTTLETLLAQPDQEPSPERLDGCEVTGGHYNVVPSVVCSMCCLFGIIYCFFGYRCFKAVMFLTGLMFGSVVIFMLCHKERVLDTQLSVEASVGIGLGIGTLCGLVTMLVRSVGLFMVGLLLGLLVAVATLVGMEELSDSPPRSVWVPLGVLLGLGMLFAVLTLQWQRLFTTLSTAVFGAAVITVALDYFVELFALVLYIYERIKAESGKPVCWLTWVVLGVWPALTLLGVIIQWKVTAGGYSHTKIIISRQQRRMQVMRIRQRDDRYRNKKKKKQQQGSSSHNHQLAKQLHTEPAYRRKPNPIRRYDTDVLSPSYIQSFRDRQVQAQPFPGRLVGGSHTAVEMGYDCGSTTPLTTAAGPSLQV from the exons ATGACAACCACCCTGGAGACGCTTCTGGCCCAGCCCGACCAGGAGCCAAGCCCAGAGCGACTGGATGGCTGTGAGGTCACTGGTGGGCACTACAATGTGGTTCCCTCTGTCGTCTGCTCCATGTGCTGTCTCTTCGGCATTATTTACTGCTTCTTTG ggtACCGATGCTTCAAAGCGGTGATGTTCCTGACGGGCCTGATGTTCGGCTCCGTCGTCATCTTCATGCTTTGCCACAAGGAGCGCGTGTTGGACACCCAGCTGAGCGTGGAGGCCTCAGTGGGCATCGGCCTGGGCATCGGGACGCTTTGTGGCCTGGTCACCATGCTGGTTCGCAGCGTGGGCCTCTTCATGGTGGGCCTGCTGCTGGGCCTGCTGGTGGCTGTGGCCACCCTGGTAGGCATGGAGGAGCTGTCCGACAGCCCGCCGCGCTCCGTCTGGGTGCCCCTGGGCGTGCTGCTTGGCCTAGGCATGCTGTTTGCTGTGCTCACACTGCAGTGGCAGCGTCTCTTTACCACGCTGTCCACAGCAGTGTTCGGCGCAGCAGTCATCACAGTGGCATTGGACTATTTTGTGGAGCTCTTCGCCCTCGTGTTGTATATCTACGAGCGGATTAAAGCAGAATCTGGCAAGCCGGTGTGCTGGCTGACTTGGGTGGTGCTCGGAGTGTGGCCTGCCCTCACTCTACTGGGTGTCATAATCCAGTGGAAGGTGACCGCTGGGGGATACTCCCATACCAAGA TAATCATCAGCCGACAGCAAAGGAGGATGCAGGTGATGCGGATTCGTCAAAGGGACGACCGCTACcgcaacaaaaagaagaaaaagcagcaacaaggtTCTTCATCCCACAATCACCAACTGGCCAAGCAACTTCACACTGAGCCGGCCTACCGCCGCAAACCAAACCCCATCCGTCGCTACGACACGGATGTTCTCTCTCCG agctaCATCCAGAGTTTCAGAGACCGGCAGGTGCAGGCACAGCCTTTCCCAGGCCGGCTGGTTGGAGGCTCCCACACTGCTGTAGAGATGGGGTATGACTGTGGCTCCACAACTCCCCTCACTACAgcagcaggaccttctctacaAGTTTGA
- the desmb gene encoding desmin b, translating to MTYSCTAQSASSYRRNFGHGTYASPSLNRSMLGHSGSGGGHISSRVYEVTRSSSTPAYRVSSSYYGRPLASRASVGRSYGGMGETLDFNLADALNQEFLTTRTNEKAELQHLNDRFASYIEKVRFLEQQNQALTVEVERLRGREPTRIADLYEEEMSELRRQVEILTNQRSRIEVERDNLADDLDKLKIRLQEEILQKEEAENNLAAFRADVDAATLARLDLERRIETLQEEIAFLKRIHEEEIRELQTQMQETQVQIQMDMSKPDLTAALRDIRAQYEGIAAKNIAEAEEWYKSKVSDLNQAVSKNNEALKQARQETMEFRHQIQSYTCEIDSLKGTNESLMRQMRDMEDRHGREAAGFQDTIVRLEAEIANMKDEMARHLREYQDLLNVKMALDVEIATYRKLLEGEENRIALPVHSFSTLSFRETSPEHQQRSSEMHSKKTVLIKTIETRDGEVVSESTQHQQDIM from the exons ATGACCTACAGCTGCACCGCCCAAAGCGCCTCCTCCTACCGCCGCAACTTCGGTCATGGCACCTATGCCTCGCCCTCCCTCAACCGGTCCATGCTGGGCCACAGCGGCAGTGGCGGGGGCCACATCAGCTCCAGGGTCTACGAGGTGACCCGTAGCAGCTCCACGCCGGCCTACCGCGTCTCCTCCAGCTACTACGGCAGGCCGCTGGCCTCCCGGGCCTCTGTAGGCCGCTCCTACGGCGGCATGGGTGAGACCCTGGATTTTAACCTGGCCGATGCTCTGAACCAGGAGTTCCTGACCACGCGCACCAACGAAAAGGCAGAGCTGCAGCACCTGAACGACCGCTTTGCCAGCTACATCGAGAAGGTGCGCTTCCTGGAGCAGCAGAACCAGGCGCTGACGGTGGAGGTGGAGCGTCTCCGAGGCCGCGAACCCACGCGCATCGCCGACCTGTACGAGGAGGAGATGAGCGAGCTCAGGAGGCAGGTGGAgatcctgaccaatcagaggtcACGCATCGAGGTGGAGCGGGACAACCTGGCTGATGACCTGGACAAGCTGAAAATCAG ACTGCAGGAGGAGATTCTTCAGAAAGAGGAGGCAGAGAACAACCTGGCTGCCTTCAGAGCG GATGTGGATGCTGCCACGCTGGCCCGCCTGGACCTGGAGAGGCGCATCGAGACGCTGCAGGAGGAGATAGCCTTCCTGAAGAGGATCCATGAAGAG GAGATCCGTGAGCTGCAGACCCAGATGCAGGAGACACAGGTCCAGATCCAGATGGACATGTCCAAACCAGACCTGACGGCAGCGCTGCGAGACATCAGGGCGCAATACGAGGGCATCGCCGCCAAGAACATAGCCGAGGCCGAGGAGTGGTACAAGTCCAAG GTGTCGGACCTGAACCAGGCAGTGAGTAAGAACAATGAGGCCCTGAAGCAGGCCCGGCAGGAGACCATGGAGTTCAGACACCAGATCCAGTCCTACACCTGCGAGATCGACTCACTCAAAGGCACT AATGAGTCCCTGATGAGGCAGATGAGGGACATGGAGGACCGCCATGGACGCGAGGCCGCTGGCTTCCAGGACACCATCGTCCGGCTGGAGGCGGAGATCGCCAACATGAAGGACGAGATGGCGCGCCACCTTCGCGAGTACCAGGACCTCCTTAATGTCAAGATGGCGCTGGATGTGGAGATCGCCACCTACAGGAAGCTGCTCGAAGGAGAGGAAAACAG GATTGCTCTGCCGGTTCACAGCTTCTCCACCCTGAGTTTCCGAG AGACCAGCCCTGAACACCAGCAGCGCTCCTCTGAGATGCATTCAAAGAAAACCGTCCTCATTAAGACCATCGAGACCCGTGATGGAGAG GTCGTTAGCGAGTCCACACAGCACCAGCAAGACATCATGTAA